The window AGAATATGACCTCGATTATGGTGCATGAACACTGTTCTTGGCTAGACATCTGCCCACACCCTGTCCTCTGATAATTGTCAATGCCTTGTCATTTGCCCGTAGGCATGACAACTCAATTGTTTTGGGCTTGTCATGATCACTGATTGTCATGACAATTAAGTGAGATGAACCCCAGTTGATGAAGACGAACCTTGGTCGGGTGATTTGAACTCTTTCTAACTTTTACCCCACTCTACTCAGTTATTCGGGAGCAATTTGGAATCTAGATCAGAAAACTTTTTCTTTCTTGCTCGAGTCCAAGAATGATCCATTCGTTCCGAGAGGGTCCAAAGGCTTCAGTATTATTTCAAAGATTCGAGTTTTACAGTTATAATTTTTGTGTGTCAATTCTAAATTAAATggtgaattttaattttttaagaaaaataaataaatatatacttttaaaaaaacattcaaTTTTATTGTACCGTCTATCTTCATATGATTATTGCACACGTTAACGTTTCAAATCATGGCAAGCTTATACCACTATAAGCAATTAATTAAACATAACTAACTTCAGATTCTTGTAAACGTTTTTGGAAAACCccagtgaaaaaaaaaagaagagcaAATTATATTTGTGATCGTGTGAAAAAGCCAAAAAGCATAAAATcctttatataaaattaatataaaaccgATCATTCCTTGAAATCCTATGTGAGTTCATTTGAACACGCGTTTGACTGCAATTTTTGTatgttatttgaattttaatattcttttttatttaaaaataaaatatagatcAGGTATACTTataatttatcttaaaaaatataaagtattaaaaaactttaaatattttcatttcaattatataagtttttttccacacaaaataaaaaattcattgaaaatataatcatacaaataactttttttttttcattttatctttatttaacaagtgcttatttttattaaaaaaacaaatatttaagtAAATGATTGGTTATCTTTCCAATATCAAAACCCTGaattaaatacaaatatattagaaaaaaataaaaaaaaggacTAAATTagatagatacatatatatttgacaaaaacttgtatgagacgatctcacgggtcgtattttgtgagacggatctcttatttgggtcattcatgaaaaaatattactttttatgctaagagtattattttttattgtgaatatcggtaggattgacccgtctcacagataaaatttcgtaagatcgtctcacaacagacttaattatatatttgggaCAAATAAAAAAGAGATGATTcttatataaacatataaaaatccccCTTTTTCCGTAATAGCTGATGCGAACTGCCTAAAAACTTGAGATTCAGTCCCTTATTAAGACAAACTGGTCCTCGTACAAAAAAACTAGCAAGCACTTAAATCAAAACTACACCTCGCACTTCCACAGAAGGACGCACCCTCACCAAATCACAGCAATGGCGAAGCCCAAAACCACCGCCCCCATCACCGGCACAGGCTATGTACTCCTCTTCGCCGCCGTGTTCACAGTGGCAGCCTCCATATCACCTGCGTCCTCACCGATTCCATCAATATCAGTGCCGCCATCGTCTGCAAATGCTCCGGAACCATTCTCGACGGCCCCTCCTCCAGGCCCAGATTGCTTCGCGTACCTTCTAAAACTGTCCGATTGCCTGACTTACGTGGAGAAAGGAAGCAATTTGACGAAACCGGACAAAGGGTGCTGCAAGGAGCTGTCGGATTTAGTGGCCACGCAGCCGATTTGCCTGTGCGAACTGCTCGGAAACCCTGATAAAGTTGGAATCCCGGTGGATATCAAGAAGGCTCTCACGCTTCCTTCTGTCTGCAAAGTCTCGACTCCTCCGGTTAGCTTGTGTTCGGGTAAGTAATTTATTCATATTAATTCTCATTTTCGTAAGAGTAACACAGCTCGCTTCAGAACAATACTACTCCACATTTTAAAGTTTCATTTTGTTCGATCCCCTGCCACCGCCATCTCCGGCAATCAACAGGACTTGACCAAATGTGGTTTATAAccaaaaaattgaataattttgtATCAATTTTGCGAGAACAAATTATATGAAGTATGTTTTAGTCTTAACAAACATATCTTTACTATTTATGTTTAGTATTTGATCTTCAATAATGAGATCTCTATACTAATTACTTTGTAGATAATTTTCTTCAATATTAAAAAAGTTTCATTtattgtcttatttatttttcataattttatttttacatggATATTTGTTATTCAACTGtataaatttatttcatgatttataCGTATATTTTCCATCAGTTTTTGAGTGCATTAATTTCCGCAAACAGATCACGTGAATTCTTTATGATTGCCAACTGTCCGTATTTACTGTTACTATATGAGTATCCAATAGTTGTAGGGTCTGCACGGTCCGAAACGGTCCGGTTTATTAAATCTCAGTTCGGTTTAActttttggtttttattttttaatacttaACCCGAAAACCagatacatattttttattactaCATTGGGGTTGGGtaggttatttatttatttttacttgtGTCGGATGATTTagaaaattcaattaaaatatagaGATATGAGATGAAAAAAAAACGAGGTTTACGGTTGTTATGACATTATTTAAGTATATTATCTTATAATTCACATTTATTCTTATATttgaagtttatttatttttttcaatgtaAATCTCATTGACGAGGATGTATGTGGATCATTGgatatatcattaaaataatattataaaattaacatCTCATTAATTGTGTTTCTAATGCATATTATTAATAcgaaaaaaataagttttaagAAAATCGTGCCAACTGAAGCCTCGGTTTGTCAACTGGGTGAGGCTACACCCGGTGGAGTATAGTCTTTGGATCGGTGGGTCTCATATATGTGGGGTTCACTCCGATCCAAAGGCTGTGCTGCACCTGCAGATATAAGGAACACAATGGCCTCACCCATGTGAACATGGTGTTCTTGAtttgtcaatattttttttatcaatataatATGTGTTAGTAGTccagttaaataaaatttctggGAGTTGTATATGTAGATTTGGACAATCTTCTCctcttgagctagtttttgaggttgagttaggtccaaattttaatcttaacatgatatccGAGCTCAAGTTCCACTGTTATGTGTTGGGTCACACGGCTCCCGATGTTCGTTCCTTGTGCACTGTTATGTGTTGGGCCACCTGTTCTGCGAATAGTtgagtcatttgtaaacttcacatTTCAGATGTAACTTCACTATGTTCATTCTTGAGCGTGTAACTAGTTTTTTAGGTTGAGTTATGTCCAAGTTCCAAACAAAATTACTTACCAAAAAATGTTTTGGTTGACGGTTTTGTTTCGATGATGCAGCCATTGGAGTGCCCGTAGCAGAACTTGCACCAAGTGTATCCCCTTCTCCTTCAGCAGGTAACGTATTTTATTTTCCAAcaatattcaataaaataaatttaaaagtaattattgtaattttctttgatcagGTGGACCAGGTGCAGCAGGCCCGTCTACTGGAGGTGAGGCTGTCGGAAGTCCTGGCAATTTTGCCTCCAAATCTGAACAAAACATCCTCATCGGACTAGGAGCCCTTTTACTCGCATACTTCATTTGATTACACTTAGTATTATTTTAATCATCAGTGATTGATTTCTtgattttatcatttatatGTAATGTACTTAGATACTCCGTGTCTCCCGCTGCTACGTCGATCGTTTGATACGCGAACTTGATTTCGAACCTGAGTTTCACATTGGATATGATTGTATTTTCCTATCTTTTAGTATTATTTGCAGTGAAGTccaagttttaatataatggTATCCGGCATTATCCAATTAACTCAGAGCTTTTGATACTTTGGCGGTACCGGAGCAgcaagtttttttattttttatttttttatatcattacAAGGGATTTGGTGGGTATCGAATTCGAGACAGTCCCGGGCAGCACGATTTCATCAGTCAAGAGGTGCATCTTTCTGGGTCATCATTCCCGAAAGATCACTATGTTGATGCTATAACAAGTACGCAAATTAATATAACTCCATGTGAGAGGACCACCATGGTTGTTTTGAGTAACTTGTGACATTCTTGTATTTAGCTATTTTGGTTTGTATGGTAGATATCCCACCATAGGtttcaatttcaaaatatggtctccttattttcttatttctaatatttttcaattattgtcaatcatcattatttttattaatgttaATAGATCAAAATCATGGTAAAATATATTctcaattttaaaattgttctACGATAAAAACAATGTGTAATGCTTAAGGATTCCTTGGTCTGATGCCAAGAATTGCGACTGATATCCTCACATTTGGAAGAGATTTTGGGTTTGAGTCGAGTTAATGTGTATTTTATTAGTATGTTTAGTTGTAACAGTCTATTTGATGGTATTGAAATGAAATATGCCTTCATTTGGGGTAGAGGGTGTTTTCTAGTTTGTTAGTGAAGATTCGACTTTTGATTTAAATATTAGAGATTTCATGAGCAGAAATGGTGAGATGGAGACTCGTTTCATCTGGGATTTTGGTATAAGGATTACATAGTTATCAATTCAAAAGTTCTTCAATTTGTGGAAGGCAAAAAATGTTGGAATCTCACCTAATTCTTTATGTGGATGAAATGTGAATGTTCCAGCAGGGGCTCCACCGACCTCGTACCAGtaattattgaaattttatatacaaTGTTCTTCATTAGTTTCTctcattcttttttctttttgccTCCCCTAATTCATGGAGAACTATCTCTCAACACTTGACCAAAATCATGGTCCGTCCCATCTGAGAAGTCCaatcttgaaaatattaattcacTTGGCTATCTATTGGGCTGCATATGCGCGGGAGGAAAAAAACAAGCTTCTGTTCTTGTTTAACATAATCTGAAGTGCTGCTTGGCGTTCGAGATATTGACAGGTGAGCGATTGATATGAGTTGCTACTTTGCCACATGAATTTAGTGTTCTTGAGCTTAAAAAGATGAACTTTTGTGGCCAAATAATTGTTTTATAATCTTGTAGTGGTGCCCTTGCAAAGATTCATGTAAGGTTTCTGTCAGAGCACATGGTTCTTGTTAGTTCTAGGGGCCGACGGAATCCTACCGCCTTATGGTAATTACAGGTTTACGAACAGTAACTGTGAATTTTTAAGCATTGGACAGTCATTAGCATACGAATTATTTATCAGCTTTTGGCTTGTACATAGCATTTGTTAGTTCACTAACATGGCAATAAATTCATCTCTGTCTCAGGCTAAATAGAATTTGGACGTCGCTACAGAATGCTTATGCTAATTTTAAGGTAATGCGAGAAAAGTTTTGAGGCCCATTGAATGTAAGAACAAAAAATTAGTCGTAGAAGAATCTGCCGCCTCCGTTTTGCAGGAGTCAGATATTGTTTTTTTGTTGGGATGTAACAGTAATTCTTTTGTTCTTTTTCATTCAGCTACATTCGTtctgttttcttgttttttgcaGTTACACGTATGACGATGCCTTGTTGGGTTGCCTCTATCTCGTAAATTACTCGTTCATGTAGCCCAATATTTGATGGTCTAGCCGCACCGCTGGTAAAATTTTGGTTGTTTAGGGGATATTTTGTTGTTGGAGAGTCCTTGAGGCCAAAAACAAATGTCAGACGAGGAGAGAAATCTAATCGAGATAGTATAGGAGAATACCCCGATCAACATCAGCAAACTCATCCACTATGTTCATGCACCACATTGTGGAACTATAGCAACATTTTCTGGCACGACCTGGGACACTGTCAAGGGAAAAACGGTCTTGGAGCTGAGATATGAAGCATACGTCCCAATGTCAATACGCTGTATCAAATCTATTTGTACGTCAGCTAGATCATCGTGGAACTTGAGCTAAATCGCAGTGGCACACCATTTAGGCCCTGTCCCGGTTGGGGAAACGAGTGTATTTGTTGCAATCTCATGCATTCATCGAGCAGACGCCCTGGATGCGTGTAAATTCCTGATCGATGAGATCAAGGCATCAGTTCCTATATGGAAGAAGGAAGTTTATATCAATGGCGAGGTTTGGAAAGAAAACTGGAGTTTTTTGAGAGACGAGACGAGCTCCAGAAACCTACATTTGGTAAAGGGCAAATGGTGCCGAAAAAAAGATTCCGTCGATGAGGGACGCGGTAGAAGGGGGTGTTTGCAGCGGAAAGGTGAAGATTATTATGCTATGAAGTGTTGAGGATTGTATGAAACTTCTCCTTTAGCACCGAGTCCGGTGATTCTTTGATATCCCAAAGAATCATTACCCTGTTTTGTTGCTTGCTAAATCGTGCAAGGACTTAGGAGATTCCGAGTACCTTTGATCACCTATGGCGACAAAGcggaatgtttttttttctttctgttgtaccaaatatcttatttcttaATAAATCTCACATAGACTAATAAGTACATTtgtttttcttaattattttgcgCCACCACAACACCATAACCATATTTAATAttgttttgaaaaattattaaatatatcgTATGTTTTCTAATATTTAGAGCAAATAGGATATTATTATAAGGTGCACGGGCATGAGTAGTATTTTGTCTATTGATAAAACTCGTATACTCggcttaaaaaatatttaatttatatttaaatttatcgaATTTAAGTCGatcttataaataaaaatttgattatattattaaaaacatatgaaaattgaagaaaaaagagatCGAAAGGTTGACGGATGCATATTTCCAAATCATTTCTCATCAAGAAATCGAGTGTTTTTTTGCAGAGAAGAATAGACCAAGAAACAATGGCGATGACCCTAAGTATAATCGACCACCAATTGCCCTACGATACCCACAACACCTACGAAGTTCTCTTCTACGACTATTCCATCCACACCACCGTGACCCACGATCCCGCCACCGTGTCCCGGTGGATCTCTGAAGTGGAGTCCATCCATCGCAGCAGGCTCCACCACCTCATCGTCGGACTCGACGTCGAGTGGCGTCCCTCCTACAGCCGATACAACAATAACCCAGTCGCCACCTTACAACTGTGCGTTGGCCGCCGTTGTCTCGTCTACCAACTCATTCACTCTCCGGGAGTCCCGTCCTCTCTCACCGGTTTTCTCTCGAATCCCAACTACACTTTCGTGGGGATCGGCATCAAAGCTGATTTGGAAAAGCTTGAGGAAGATTATGAGTTTGGGTACAGCGCTAATTCAGTGGATTTGAGGGATTTGGCGGCGAATGCCTACGGTAGAAGCGAATTGAGGAATTCTGGGGTTAAGACGTTGGCGGAAATCGTTCTGGAGAAGGAGGTGAAGAAGCCGAAGAGTGTGACTATGAGTAGGTGGGATAACCCGTGGCTGACTCCTGCTCAGGTACAGTATGCTTGTGTTGATGCATTTGTGTGCTTTGAAATAGGCAGGATCTTGAATGCTTCTGGTTGAAAATTGAAGGCGCTTAGTTCTTGGTTTTCATTTTCTGTGTGTGAAGAAAAAACATGAAATGTTGGGTTTTAACCAGAAGAAGAAGGGATTGTTCTTCCCAGAAGAAGGGATTGTTCTTCTGGGAATGTTTAAATTTCATTTGTTGTGTTGTTAATGATGACTTTTGGATTGTTGCAATTGCTTCTGGGTTCTGGAAATATGGTTCTTATTTTGGGTTTTTTTGACACAGATTAGGGTTCGAGGCATAATtagatttataaataatttgacATTTGAGATGTGAAAGGgtaaattttggttaaaaaacAGTTTCCATCGAAATCAAAATAACAATTTAGAGACGTATGCTTGGAACTGACCCGATGAAAAAACTCTAGTTAATCTTAGTTTCTTCCTTGCTTGTGCACAATGTCCTGACCaagttttccaaattttcagaaTTTGGAAGTGATTGCCCAAGAAAAATAGGACATGGAACAATAGCAAAATTGGTTGACTTAGTTTTGATCTTGTTATCTAATCAGTCAAATTCTAGTTCTCATAAAATAATCTTGCTGCTTTTGTAGTTGGCGTTGGATACATTTCgaccaaaaagaaaaagaaaagaaaattgcaaattactgcgataagattgaaatttgactaGATAGCGACTATCGATTTTGTAATTTGGCGCAAAACGTGCATACCCACCATCGAAGCACCCAAAACTTCTCAGATTCAACTATAGCTAAAATTGAGTGGCACCCAGAAACCTCTGCATAAACTATGTAATATATACAATGTGTTACATGTAAGCAAAAGACTTCGTTCTGTGCTGAGTCTAAGTTGTGAAAACAGCTTTCTCTGCCAAATACTAATGTCAAAGCCATTAcccaataaaaatttatatcaaatcaactaTTTGTCACAACAAGGATAAAAATATGGTGATTATACATAAACTTGGATAATATTTTTACCGCTGAAACGAAAAAAAAATGGCATCATTTaagtaaattatttattatattttagatttatatgtgattatatatcaaatatctttattttcatatattattatttttatatctgtGTCTTATTcagtaaaattttattaatttaaaaaaataattgaatgtaGCCCATCTTGGGCCCTACTGTAGCATATATATTTTCactagaaataatgcacgtgggaaacatatgttgaaataattagaatttgaaacaaaattagttaacttaacaaaaacaatgataatagtattgtaaattttgaaaattcatgtTAATTAacatatgtaactaatttgaaaaaaaaacatattttttaattttaaaaaaagatttggactactaaaatttttctcatatcttttttatcatattgttttcttttgttatttgtcattttctctcaataatgcatatattttattataatattcaattattacaatcttttttGACTATCaacgatatgcaattttttatttacaatgttgtttaattattattctctttcatgtaaattgacaacaatttctactggatgcttttactttcctagtcacctttaatttattagacacttatacttgataacatataaactacacattaatttattagactcttatacttgataacatataaacctatcgaaccgagtcaattcggaaattcgatttggttatttcggaaattcggttttcaaataaaaaaaatcggttatatcggttaattcgatcagttcggttacggttttcaaaattttgaaatcggttaaccgatataataaatattattatttaataagtttttattatttatcaattttaatatatatttttatttttaattttaaaatcagccctaattctaaagaaaaatttgtgatgtatgtgattttatgtttttatgcatttgtgtagattgtagtgttcaaaaaaattacatatataattaaaattaaatcacaacttttttaaaactaatcggttaattcggtcatCAACcgaattaattgattttaattcggttcgattttcatcggttatgaaaattaattcggtcggttcggttattgctaaatatttcggttcggtccggttatgactaattcggttcggttcagTCGATAACAGAACCGATCGAATGCTCACctctaattattataacaatctatcatcacataaaaagtactcatggattgatttaaataaatattgattaaatgttgtcatttatttgtaatttataataataatatttttgacaataaatcatctttttactgactcttatgacacttattttaatatttcatattaactcataagtataattagcacaatcaaattattaatgtcATATCGGTATTACttccaagaaaataatatatttagtttttctaattgtttaaatatcttaacgggaacattTGTGTATACTTatattgagaaaaattcattgcatttataaagtttgaacggtaaatataactttatattatacatttaatttggaaactgaattcattgtatgacaaacacttcttccatttctatttttttgtgtaacccaaaagagttaatagtttttctcttttagcttctccaactcactgtaaaaagttataaaaaaattatatctagaaaaatatttttatttattgtttttttgtctatatattttgttatatgtgagcACATATTttacttcattgtcttaattgtcatatatctttaccatataatttgtgtacattgaagatgaataagttcattttgtagttttttattacctggacttaagttgatatattaatatgtgatatacatagatataagaattttcaaattccatttattcacaatgatttttcataattaagaccaaatcaaaataataaaaattaggattcataattattttaaatatgatataaaaataatacgtggaaactttttttgacattttagttgcaaaatacagtgataaatgcatgtaggtgCATTATTTCATTGTGGCAATTATAAGTTATAACtgtatttaaatatcttatttctcactcagggatcaaaatttgtttatttcttattttgattatcgacaaatccaatatttcttttaaatgtttttgttaataatatttacatgagttttattgtatatttatccaatttgaaagggataaattataattcaatatataataatatttgaaaactgtagaatgcttctaaatttaaaaaccgagtaacatgtaagggagcaattcaaaactaaaagttgatgcaacatgtttcttctagctttacaatcgaataatataggatTGAGCGTTTGTCTCTTTACTAAAAGATATAACTGATGataactatgcaagtcaaatatttaaatcatagaaCAGCTCAAGCGCCTACCCATAgtagacaattattgtaccaaacaatctatctcctaataattgcaccaattgcaatcaatgaaaatcaaagtcgcgaCCTTGGCTCTTataccaattgtaggctcaagcgtttattgttttatcaaaacctatagattatggtaacagtgcaaatcaaatattttaaatggtacAATAGTTCAAGCACAACATTTCAATTACTCTatccaacatgatcaattattgtacccaacaataAGTTTATGCACATAaccttttactatatcatataaatttataagacatgtgagtagaatatatatttgatattctaaataagtagtagagaaaaaaaaattagttttcatttatttgaaaatttatattttaaaataaaagaaaaatcagaaaaattgacaaaattccgaaacccaaattgaaagttgaattaatacattcatattcatcattaaattttactatttaattttaatagatttaacatgtttatccactaaaaatattgaaattttttttataaaatttaataaaaaaattcaaagtacatcattttctgattccgaataacgatcacattattattacgttacaatgataaataaattattatttttagtttatcatcatagtctttacttcaataaacacattttcgaatgtaggatgttaaattaaatattgacattagataattatagtattaattctaacattctttttttattcttctcaatacattattttttctatcttcaaatatattaatctatttattattgtatacaaagtataataattatttggttaattgatcacatttaagattagatgtttggaaaaaattttaatatatctttaaagaccaatagatgatgaaaaattaagaaaatgtagaacactacagtgcataaactttcgctttgtacagtgacaaaatataaggtgagaccaagtgagaaacttatatatatgagtctcattcaacttagcccattataacatttttattaatcgactttgtccttcgtttttacttcactaactttgcagtgtgactcattcaagcattaattttttatttttttagtacatagtgacctccactctcaccgacttcaatctttagaagtcggTATTAGTAATTTATAGGTAAaagacaattatttaatttttattttctgtcttttgattaattgtgtaattttttatgttctacctaattcatttttagaatttttataatcacgattagaagtgttgcacacatacaatataaaattaatatattttaaaatgttaatattgaagtgtcgaataaatttattaaatcattatttaagaacttttagaaaaacaatatacatcataattcagatttaaagattaacatacaaataaagaattgtgatgaatatcttataaaataaatgatgttagctcaaaaagattaaatataattattgtaaatgaatttttcttaattaattagaaaattttcatcaaatgcgcttaattaattagaatgtttttaatataatatgtcgataaatgttttcatatgagttagtgattgagtccttatgaacatttaaaaaaaatgtgtctttagttatagtgacggtgtttataatttaaaatattaaatgaaacaaattatcaaaataaaaattaattaagaaattcaagaacatgtgattactcaattagtttaattgacacgctttttagtttgctgatttaatagaagttaaatccacaatcactgagtttgacaagaattcttgtagaataaaatacaattataatacattacttgattgtatatgtaataaattttttatatttcattcgatttatttcatttataaggttgaaattttatatattatgatctaagatttgttatacatcataacatcgataaattcactaaaaatttatatattaattttcgctacca of the Primulina huaijiensis isolate GDHJ02 chromosome 1, ASM1229523v2, whole genome shotgun sequence genome contains:
- the LOC140988375 gene encoding non-specific lipid transfer protein GPI-anchored 11-like isoform X2 encodes the protein MAKPKTTAPITGTGYVLLFAAVFTVAASISPASSPIPSISVPPSSANAPEPFSTAPPPGPDCFAYLLKLSDCLTYVEKGSNLTKPDKGCCKELSDLVATQPICLCELLGNPDKVGIPVDIKKALTLPSVCKVSTPPVSLCSAIGVPVAELAPSVSPSPSAGAAGPSTGGEAVGSPGNFASKSEQNILIGLGALLLAYFI
- the LOC140988375 gene encoding non-specific lipid transfer protein GPI-anchored 12-like isoform X1 encodes the protein MAKPKTTAPITGTGYVLLFAAVFTVAASISPASSPIPSISVPPSSANAPEPFSTAPPPGPDCFAYLLKLSDCLTYVEKGSNLTKPDKGCCKELSDLVATQPICLCELLGNPDKVGIPVDIKKALTLPSVCKVSTPPVSLCSAIGVPVAELAPSVSPSPSAGGPGAAGPSTGGEAVGSPGNFASKSEQNILIGLGALLLAYFI
- the LOC140988399 gene encoding 3'-5' exonuclease-like encodes the protein MHISKSFLIKKSSVFLQRRIDQETMAMTLSIIDHQLPYDTHNTYEVLFYDYSIHTTVTHDPATVSRWISEVESIHRSRLHHLIVGLDVEWRPSYSRYNNNPVATLQLCVGRRCLVYQLIHSPGVPSSLTGFLSNPNYTFVGIGIKADLEKLEEDYEFGYSANSVDLRDLAANAYGRSELRNSGVKTLAEIVLEKEVKKPKSVTMSRWDNPWLTPAQVQYACVDAFVCFEIGRILNASG